Proteins encoded in a region of the Pseudomonas sp. GOM7 genome:
- a CDS encoding GspE/PulE family protein — translation MSALHTTTPDRVLDLGDLLRELVAEGRVEQDVAEQCLAIRRSAVNNQQHPLEFLAAQQVDDLARPGKKLDLETLTVWLAKFAGQPYLRIDPLKIDVPAITPLMSYAFAQRHKILAVAVDSECVTIASSQPLVHSWEANLIHVLKRPIKRVVANPVDIQRFTTEFYRLARSVSGASATDQKISGVGNFEQLLSLGAQDQEPDANDAHIVNIVDWLFQYAFQQRASDIHIEPRREQGTVRFRIDGVLHTVYQFPAQVTMAVVSRLKNLGRMNIAEKRKPQDGRVKTKTPDGNEVELRLSTLPTAFGEKMVMRIFDPEVLLKSPDQLGFSPEDLRRWASMTSQPNGIILVTGPTGSGKTTTLYTTLKQLATEEVNVCTIEDPIEMIEGAFNQMQVQHNIDLTFASGVRALMRQDPDIIMVGEIRDLETAEMAIQAALTGHLVLSTLHTNDAPSAITRLLELGVPHYLLKATILGVMAQRLVRTLCPHCKAPVQLDEDTWNGLTRPWSSPLPTQAHHAVGCLECRETGYRGRAGVYEIMLLNDAIKPLITADTDLTALRRAAFKDGMRSLRLSGAQKVAAGLTTIEEVLRVTPQSEQR, via the coding sequence ATGTCCGCCTTACACACCACCACCCCCGACCGCGTGCTGGATCTCGGCGATCTGCTGCGCGAACTGGTCGCCGAAGGGCGCGTGGAGCAGGACGTCGCCGAGCAATGCCTGGCCATTCGCCGCAGTGCTGTGAACAACCAGCAGCACCCGCTGGAATTCCTCGCCGCACAGCAGGTGGACGACCTGGCGCGACCGGGTAAGAAACTCGACCTGGAAACCCTTACCGTCTGGCTGGCCAAGTTCGCCGGCCAGCCCTACCTGCGCATCGACCCGCTGAAGATCGACGTGCCGGCCATCACACCGCTGATGTCCTACGCCTTTGCCCAACGTCACAAGATCTTGGCCGTGGCAGTGGACAGCGAATGCGTCACCATCGCCAGCAGCCAGCCGCTGGTGCATAGCTGGGAAGCCAACCTGATTCACGTGCTCAAGCGCCCGATCAAACGCGTGGTAGCCAACCCGGTGGACATCCAGCGTTTCACCACCGAGTTCTACCGCCTGGCCCGTTCGGTCAGCGGCGCCAGTGCCACCGACCAGAAGATCAGCGGGGTCGGCAACTTCGAGCAACTGCTCAGCCTCGGCGCGCAGGATCAGGAGCCGGACGCCAACGATGCACACATCGTCAATATCGTCGACTGGCTGTTCCAGTACGCCTTCCAGCAGCGCGCCAGCGATATCCACATCGAGCCGCGCCGCGAGCAGGGCACGGTGCGCTTTCGCATCGATGGCGTGCTGCACACCGTCTACCAGTTCCCGGCGCAGGTCACCATGGCGGTGGTCAGCCGCCTGAAGAACCTCGGCCGCATGAACATCGCCGAGAAACGCAAACCGCAGGACGGCCGGGTCAAGACCAAGACCCCGGATGGCAACGAGGTGGAACTGCGCCTGTCGACCCTGCCCACCGCCTTCGGCGAGAAGATGGTGATGCGTATCTTCGACCCGGAAGTGCTGCTGAAAAGCCCCGACCAACTCGGTTTCTCCCCCGAGGATCTGCGTCGCTGGGCCAGCATGACTAGCCAACCCAACGGCATCATCCTGGTCACCGGCCCCACCGGCTCGGGCAAGACCACCACGCTCTACACCACGCTCAAGCAGCTTGCCACCGAGGAGGTGAACGTCTGCACCATCGAAGACCCCATCGAGATGATCGAAGGCGCGTTCAACCAGATGCAGGTGCAGCACAACATCGACCTCACCTTCGCCAGCGGCGTGCGCGCGCTGATGCGCCAGGATCCGGACATCATCATGGTGGGCGAGATCCGCGACCTGGAAACCGCGGAAATGGCCATCCAGGCAGCGCTGACCGGCCACCTGGTGCTCTCCACCCTGCATACCAACGATGCCCCCAGCGCCATCACCCGCCTGCTCGAACTGGGCGTGCCGCACTACCTGCTCAAGGCCACCATCCTCGGCGTCATGGCCCAGCGCCTGGTGCGCACCCTGTGCCCGCACTGCAAGGCGCCGGTGCAACTGGACGAAGATACCTGGAACGGCCTGACCCGCCCCTGGAGCTCGCCCCTGCCGACCCAGGCGCACCATGCCGTGGGCTGCCTGGAATGCCGCGAAACCGGCTACCGGGGCCGCGCCGGGGTGTACGAGATCATGCTGCTCAACGACGCCATCAAGCCGTTGATCACAGCCGATACCGACCTCACCGCCCTGCGCCGCGCCGCCTTCAAGGACGGCATGCGCAGCCTGCGCCTGTCCGGTGCGCAGAAGGTCGCCGCCGGGCTGACCACCATCGAAGAGGTATTGCGCGTCACGCCACAGAGCGAACAGCGTTAG
- a CDS encoding NfeD family protein, with protein MTEYLHHLAFWDWLALATLLLLIEVFGAGGYLLWIGLAAVITSALTFLLGLSWAWQIGLFGLLAVVTALLWRSHQQRRVQT; from the coding sequence ATGACGGAGTATCTGCACCACCTTGCGTTCTGGGACTGGCTGGCCCTGGCGACGCTGCTGCTACTCATCGAGGTATTCGGCGCCGGCGGTTATCTGTTGTGGATCGGCCTGGCCGCCGTGATCACCAGCGCCCTCACCTTCCTGCTGGGGCTGTCATGGGCCTGGCAGATCGGCCTGTTCGGCCTGCTGGCAGTGGTTACCGCCCTGCTCTGGCGCAGCCATCAACAACGCCGCGTACAGACCTGA
- a CDS encoding DUF2388 domain-containing protein, whose translation MRFLNRAALVLGGCMLVQAASADGLLRDILSSGATTASTYLTFKDRKLVAAAEEDASSFVASAGEIRGPHLEAALQKLRADNPQLQQADDMALASAILATSTNAPQRLAAE comes from the coding sequence ATGCGCTTTCTGAACCGAGCCGCCCTGGTGCTGGGCGGCTGCATGCTGGTCCAGGCGGCCTCGGCCGATGGACTGCTGCGCGACATCCTCTCCTCGGGCGCCACCACGGCGTCTACCTACCTCACCTTCAAGGATCGCAAGCTGGTGGCCGCTGCCGAAGAAGACGCCAGCAGCTTCGTCGCCAGTGCCGGAGAGATCCGTGGCCCGCATCTGGAGGCGGCACTGCAGAAGCTGCGAGCAGACAACCCGCAGTTGCAGCAGGCGGACGACATGGCGCTGGCCAGCGCCATCCTCGCCACCTCGACGAACGCGCCGCAACGTCTGGCTGCGGAGTGA
- the sutA gene encoding transcriptional regulator SutA yields the protein MSDEDLEQDDLEASDEDDGEELAAADDGDAGDDDGESEAVAPGKKSKAKAVEVDEMPSIEAKQKERDALAKAMEEFLARGGKVQEVEPNVVADPPKKPDSKYGSRPI from the coding sequence ATGAGCGACGAAGACCTGGAACAAGATGATCTGGAAGCCTCCGACGAGGATGATGGTGAGGAGCTGGCGGCAGCCGATGACGGCGACGCCGGGGATGATGACGGCGAGAGTGAGGCCGTAGCGCCTGGCAAGAAAAGCAAGGCCAAGGCCGTCGAGGTCGACGAGATGCCTAGCATCGAGGCCAAGCAGAAGGAGCGCGATGCTCTGGCCAAGGCCATGGAAGAGTTTCTCGCCCGTGGCGGCAAGGTGCAGGAGGTGGAGCCCAATGTGGTCGCCGACCCACCCAAGAAGCCCGACAGCAAATACGGCAGCCGCCCCATCTGA
- a CDS encoding secondary thiamine-phosphate synthase enzyme YjbQ: protein MWMQRVIELSPRSRGFHLVSEEIVRGLPELTQIRMGLLHLWLQHTSASLTVNENADPAVRRDFERFFNRLVPQGEAGYEHDYEGPDDLPAHFKGSLLGFQLLLPIQDGRLALGTWQGIYLGEHRDHGGARRVMATLQGEAI from the coding sequence ATGTGGATGCAGCGTGTGATCGAACTGTCGCCGCGCAGTCGCGGCTTTCATCTGGTGAGCGAAGAGATCGTCAGAGGATTGCCTGAACTGACGCAGATACGCATGGGTCTGTTGCACCTGTGGCTGCAGCACACCTCGGCGTCCTTGACGGTCAACGAGAATGCCGACCCGGCTGTGCGTCGCGATTTCGAGCGGTTCTTCAACCGCTTGGTGCCGCAAGGGGAGGCGGGTTACGAACACGATTACGAAGGCCCGGACGATTTGCCGGCGCACTTCAAGGGCAGTCTGCTGGGGTTTCAGTTGCTCCTGCCGATACAGGATGGACGCCTGGCGTTAGGCACCTGGCAAGGCATCTATCTCGGCGAGCACCGTGATCATGGCGGGGCTCGGCGAGTGATGGCGACGCTGCAGGGCGAGGCTATTTGA
- a CDS encoding ammonium transporter encodes MDNTALTALQYGFDTFYFLICGALVMWMAAGFAMLESGLVRAKNTTEILTKNIALYAVASVMYLVIGYHIMYSSPEGGIFPSLGFLIGDENTAEAVLAGGDDAPYYSARSDFFFQVVFAATCMSIVSGAVAERMKLWAFLAFAVVMTGFIYPVQGFWKWGSGFLNEAGFLDFAGSGVVHMAGASAALAGVLLLGARKGKYGANGQVNAIPGANLPLATLGAFILWMGWFGFNGGSQLKMSTIEDANAVAQVFTNTNMAAAGGLIAALIVARILFGKADLTMALNGALAGLVAITAEPLTPSALQATLIGGVGGVLVVFSILALDKLKLDDPVGAISVHGVVGIWGLLAVCLTNGDASLGAQLLGIGCIFAWVFVASLIVWSIIKAVMGLRVSEEEEYEGVDIAECGMEAYPEFTGKK; translated from the coding sequence ATGGACAACACAGCATTGACTGCATTGCAGTATGGTTTCGATACCTTTTACTTTCTGATCTGTGGGGCTCTGGTGATGTGGATGGCGGCTGGTTTCGCCATGCTCGAATCCGGTTTGGTACGCGCCAAGAACACCACCGAGATCCTGACCAAGAACATCGCCCTCTACGCGGTGGCCAGCGTCATGTATCTGGTGATCGGTTACCACATCATGTACTCCAGCCCGGAAGGCGGCATCTTCCCCAGCCTGGGTTTCCTGATCGGTGACGAGAACACCGCAGAAGCCGTTCTGGCCGGTGGCGATGACGCCCCCTACTACTCGGCTCGTTCGGACTTCTTCTTCCAGGTGGTGTTCGCCGCGACCTGCATGTCGATCGTCTCAGGTGCTGTCGCCGAGCGTATGAAACTGTGGGCCTTCCTGGCCTTCGCCGTGGTCATGACCGGCTTCATCTATCCGGTGCAGGGCTTCTGGAAATGGGGTTCGGGCTTCCTCAACGAAGCCGGCTTCCTCGACTTCGCCGGTTCCGGCGTGGTGCACATGGCGGGCGCCTCCGCCGCTCTGGCCGGTGTGTTGCTGCTGGGGGCGCGCAAGGGCAAGTACGGCGCCAACGGCCAGGTCAATGCCATTCCGGGTGCCAATCTGCCGCTGGCGACCCTGGGCGCCTTCATCCTGTGGATGGGCTGGTTCGGCTTCAACGGTGGCTCGCAGTTGAAAATGAGCACCATCGAAGACGCCAACGCCGTGGCTCAGGTGTTCACCAATACCAACATGGCTGCTGCCGGCGGCCTGATCGCCGCACTGATCGTGGCGCGCATCCTGTTCGGCAAGGCCGACCTGACCATGGCGCTCAACGGCGCGCTGGCCGGTCTGGTGGCCATCACCGCCGAACCGCTGACCCCGAGCGCCCTGCAGGCCACCCTGATCGGTGGGGTCGGTGGCGTGCTGGTGGTGTTCTCCATCCTCGCTCTGGACAAGCTCAAGCTCGACGATCCGGTCGGTGCCATCTCCGTGCATGGCGTGGTCGGCATCTGGGGCCTGCTGGCGGTCTGCCTGACCAACGGCGATGCTTCCCTGGGCGCGCAACTGCTGGGTATCGGTTGCATCTTCGCCTGGGTATTCGTCGCCAGCCTGATCGTCTGGAGCATCATCAAGGCGGTGATGGGCCTGCGCGTCAGCGAAGAAGAGGAATACGAGGGTGTGGACATTGCCGAGTGTGGTATGGAAGCTTACCCGGAGTTCACCGGCAAGAAATAA
- a CDS encoding ammonium transporter, which produces MTLRKIAGLGALLSLFSPGLAMAAETTLNSGDTAWMLTATALVLFMTIPGLALFYAGMVRSKNVLSVMMQCFAITGLISILWVVYGYSLAFDTTGMEKGVTNLHSFIGGLDKAFLSGLTVDSLVSAFPESVFITFQMTFAIITPALIVGAFAERMKFSAMLVFMGVWFTLVYAPICHMVWSGDGAFLWDEGVLDFAGGTVVHINAGIAGLVACLVLGKRKGFPTTPMAPHNLGYTLVGAAMLWVGWFGFNAGSAVAANGTAGMAMLVTQIATAAAALGWMFAEWLTHGKPSALGIASGVVAGLVAITPAAGTAGPMGALAIGLAAGVICFLCATSLKRKLGYDDSLDAFGVHGVGGIVGAILTGVFAAPALGGFGTVEDIGAQVWTQFVGVLVTVVYTAIVTFVILKLIDVVMGLRVSEEDENVGLDLAQHNERGYIL; this is translated from the coding sequence ATGACTCTGCGAAAAATCGCAGGGCTTGGAGCCCTTTTGTCCCTGTTTTCCCCGGGCTTGGCCATGGCCGCGGAAACCACGCTGAATTCCGGTGACACGGCTTGGATGCTGACCGCCACCGCGTTGGTTCTGTTCATGACCATCCCGGGCCTGGCCCTGTTCTACGCCGGTATGGTGCGCTCGAAGAACGTGCTGTCGGTGATGATGCAGTGCTTCGCCATCACAGGTCTGATCAGCATTCTCTGGGTGGTCTACGGCTACAGCCTGGCGTTCGATACCACGGGCATGGAGAAGGGCGTCACCAACCTCCATTCCTTCATCGGTGGCCTGGACAAGGCCTTCCTCAGCGGCCTGACCGTCGACAGTCTGGTCAGCGCCTTCCCGGAGAGCGTGTTCATCACCTTCCAGATGACCTTCGCCATCATCACCCCGGCGCTCATCGTCGGCGCCTTCGCTGAGCGCATGAAGTTCTCCGCGATGCTGGTGTTCATGGGCGTCTGGTTCACCTTGGTGTATGCCCCCATCTGCCACATGGTCTGGTCTGGTGACGGCGCCTTCCTGTGGGATGAGGGTGTGCTGGACTTCGCCGGTGGCACCGTGGTGCACATCAACGCCGGTATCGCCGGCCTGGTGGCCTGCCTGGTGCTGGGTAAGCGCAAGGGCTTCCCGACCACGCCGATGGCGCCGCACAACCTGGGTTACACCCTGGTCGGCGCAGCGATGCTGTGGGTTGGTTGGTTCGGCTTCAACGCTGGCTCCGCGGTTGCCGCCAACGGCACTGCCGGCATGGCCATGCTGGTGACCCAGATCGCCACCGCCGCTGCAGCGCTGGGCTGGATGTTCGCCGAGTGGCTGACCCACGGTAAGCCGAGCGCCCTGGGCATCGCTTCCGGTGTGGTAGCCGGTCTGGTCGCCATCACCCCGGCAGCCGGTACCGCCGGCCCCATGGGCGCCCTGGCCATCGGCCTGGCTGCAGGTGTGATCTGCTTCCTCTGCGCCACCAGCCTCAAGCGCAAGCTGGGCTATGACGACTCGCTGGACGCCTTCGGCGTACATGGTGTCGGCGGTATCGTCGGCGCCATCCTCACCGGCGTGTTCGCTGCGCCTGCGCTGGGTGGCTTCGGCACCGTCGAGGACATCGGCGCCCAGGTCTGGACCCAGTTCGTCGGCGTGCTGGTCACTGTGGTCTACACCGCCATCGTCACCTTCGTCATCCTCAAGCTGATCGATGTGGTGATGGGGCTGCGCGTCAGCGAGGAGGACGAGAACGTCGGCCTCGACCTGGCCCAGCACAACGAGCGTGGTTACATCCTGTAA
- the glnK gene encoding P-II family nitrogen regulator — protein MKLVTAIIKPFKLDDVRESLSEIGVQGITVTEVKGFGRQKGHTELYRGAEYVVDFLPKVKIDVAIADDQLDRVIEAITKAANTGKIGDGKIFVVNLEQAIRIRTGETDTDAI, from the coding sequence ATGAAGCTAGTCACTGCCATCATCAAGCCGTTCAAGCTGGACGACGTGCGCGAGTCCTTGTCGGAAATCGGCGTGCAGGGCATCACCGTCACCGAGGTCAAGGGCTTTGGCCGTCAGAAGGGCCACACCGAGCTGTACCGTGGCGCCGAATACGTCGTCGACTTCCTGCCCAAGGTCAAGATCGACGTGGCCATCGCCGACGATCAGCTCGATCGTGTGATCGAAGCCATCACCAAGGCGGCCAACACCGGCAAGATCGGTGACGGCAAGATTTTCGTGGTCAATCTGGAGCAGGCGATTCGTATCCGTACCGGCGAAACCGATACCGACGCGATCTAA
- a CDS encoding accessory factor UbiK family protein → MLPPKALLDTLSSHASRLFSGDSPLPRAELEAQFKALLQSGFAKLDLVSREEFDSQMVVLARTRARLEALEAKVVELEAKLNPPAE, encoded by the coding sequence ATGCTGCCGCCCAAAGCCCTGCTCGACACTCTCAGTAGCCACGCCTCACGCCTGTTCAGCGGCGACAGCCCGTTGCCGCGCGCCGAGTTGGAAGCCCAGTTCAAGGCCTTGCTGCAAAGCGGTTTCGCCAAGCTGGATCTGGTCAGCCGTGAGGAATTCGACAGCCAGATGGTCGTCCTGGCCCGTACCCGCGCCCGCCTGGAGGCGCTGGAAGCCAAGGTCGTCGAGCTGGAAGCCAAGCTGAACCCACCCGCCGAATAA
- a CDS encoding YifB family Mg chelatase-like AAA ATPase translates to MSLAIVHSRAQVGVEAPAVTVEAHLANGLPALTLVGLPETAVKESKDRVRSAILNSAFDFPNRRITLNLAPADLPKDGGRFDLAIALGILAASGQIPADTLNEYECLGELALSGAIRPVQGVLPAALAARAAGRTLLVPQANAEEASLASGLKVIAVDHLLQVAGHLNGSQPLEPYQAKGLLRQSLPYPDLAEVQGQLAAKRALLVAAAGSHNLLLSGPPGTGKTLLASRLPGLLPPLEEDEALQVAAIHSVASHAPLQHWPQRPFRTPHHSASGPALVGGGSRPQPGEITLAHLGILFLDELPEFDRKVLEVLREPLESGHIVIARARDRVRFPARFQLVAAMNPCPCGYLGDPSNRCRCTPDQIQRYRAKLSGPLLDRIDLHLTVARESTALQVSSQEGENTAQAAAKVAAARQRQLQRQGVANAFLDLPGLRQHCHLPDIDRQWLENACERLGLSLRAAHRVLKVARTLADLEGAESIARQHLAEALQYRPSQS, encoded by the coding sequence ATGTCCCTGGCCATCGTCCACAGCCGTGCCCAGGTCGGTGTCGAAGCACCGGCCGTCACCGTCGAAGCCCACCTGGCCAACGGTCTGCCGGCACTGACACTGGTGGGGCTGCCGGAAACGGCGGTGAAGGAAAGCAAGGATCGCGTGCGCAGCGCCATTCTCAATAGCGCCTTCGATTTCCCCAATCGCCGCATCACACTCAACCTGGCACCGGCTGATCTGCCCAAGGATGGTGGGCGTTTCGACCTCGCCATCGCCCTGGGTATTCTTGCCGCCAGCGGCCAGATCCCCGCCGATACGCTGAATGAGTACGAGTGCCTGGGTGAACTGGCGCTTTCCGGCGCCATACGCCCGGTGCAGGGCGTGCTGCCAGCCGCCTTGGCGGCACGCGCGGCCGGGCGCACCTTGCTGGTGCCCCAGGCCAATGCCGAAGAAGCCAGCCTGGCCTCCGGCCTGAAGGTCATCGCTGTCGATCATCTGCTGCAGGTGGCCGGCCACCTCAACGGCAGTCAGCCACTAGAGCCCTACCAGGCCAAGGGCCTGCTCAGGCAGAGCCTGCCCTACCCCGACCTGGCCGAAGTGCAAGGTCAACTGGCCGCCAAGCGCGCCCTGCTGGTGGCAGCCGCGGGTTCGCACAACCTCTTGCTAAGCGGCCCACCAGGCACCGGCAAGACCCTGCTGGCCAGCCGCCTGCCGGGCCTGTTGCCGCCATTGGAAGAGGACGAAGCCTTGCAGGTGGCGGCGATCCATTCCGTGGCCAGCCATGCGCCGCTGCAGCACTGGCCGCAACGGCCGTTTCGCACGCCCCACCATAGTGCGTCGGGGCCGGCGCTGGTCGGTGGCGGCAGCCGCCCGCAACCCGGCGAGATAACCCTGGCGCACCTGGGCATCCTGTTTCTCGATGAGCTGCCGGAGTTCGATCGCAAGGTACTGGAAGTCTTGCGTGAGCCACTGGAAAGCGGCCATATCGTGATTGCCCGCGCCCGGGATCGAGTCAGGTTTCCCGCGCGCTTCCAGCTCGTCGCGGCGATGAACCCCTGCCCCTGCGGCTATCTGGGCGACCCCAGCAATCGCTGCCGATGCACCCCGGATCAGATCCAGCGCTACCGCGCCAAGCTGTCCGGGCCGCTGCTCGACCGTATCGACCTGCACCTGACCGTGGCCCGTGAGAGCACGGCGCTGCAGGTCAGCAGTCAGGAGGGTGAAAACACCGCACAGGCCGCCGCCAAGGTGGCCGCCGCGCGCCAGCGCCAGCTACAGCGCCAGGGCGTGGCCAACGCCTTTCTCGACCTGCCCGGCCTGCGCCAACACTGCCACCTACCGGACATCGACCGCCAGTGGCTGGAAAACGCCTGCGAACGCCTGGGGCTGTCGCTGCGCGCCGCCCATAGAGTGCTCAAGGTGGCACGCACCCTGGCCGACCTGGAAGGCGCCGAATCCATCGCCCGCCAGCATCTGGCCGAGGCGTTGCAGTACCGCCCCAGCCAGAGCTGA
- a CDS encoding methyl-accepting chemotaxis protein, protein MQAPRSRIALQLAATLALVLVILIGVSTLFALRSLNEANLVTRERHLGSEAALLADQLETFHGSLRDSTQRLAGLFEQRFSNGLQLRADERVGVGSLQTPALYLNGVRLNNEFSEVDDFNRMTAGVATVFVRDGNEFIRITTSLTKEDGTRALGTILDHQHPAYQRLLAGQSYVGRAALFGRNYMTQYTPVRDGSGQVIAVLFVGFDYTDAQKLQFNKLGEFRIGSSGSLALLDEQGQWLVKPAGSHSLEPLPADLGGLMEHPGEGGFWSDGTQEFYSVARPFAGGPWTVLASMPREEIQAVTWSVGTRLAIGSAITLLLAVAAVVWLLRRKLRPLGDLVQQAHALGAGDLSARLALSSDDEIGLLAHSFNQMGEALSTMVARIRHASQDVSARAQTLSSLSSEAYTGIDQQSGEISSMAGAVEEFSATSQNIADNMRDTERLASENAQQTRNGRASMDQASEALVQIAEALNETSRVIDALGQRSQEIGGIVSVITSIADQTNLLALNAAIEAARAGEQGRGFAVVADEVRNLAGRTREATNEISAMIGSIQSETNSAIATMEQGRQLMQDGLERNSTVAAALAQITERSSAAGEQFAVITTATQEQSRTATVLSGNLQNIAHANGEQREVVANLAQTASALDQVAAQLRQEVERFH, encoded by the coding sequence ATGCAAGCTCCACGGTCCCGCATCGCCCTGCAACTCGCCGCCACCCTGGCGTTGGTGCTGGTCATACTGATCGGCGTCAGTACCCTGTTCGCCCTGCGCTCGCTCAACGAGGCCAACCTGGTGACTCGCGAGAGACATCTGGGCAGTGAGGCCGCCCTGCTGGCCGATCAGCTCGAAACCTTCCACGGCAGTCTGCGTGATAGCACCCAGCGCCTCGCGGGGTTGTTCGAGCAGCGCTTCAGCAACGGGCTGCAACTGCGCGCCGACGAGCGGGTCGGCGTCGGCAGTCTGCAGACGCCCGCGCTCTACCTCAACGGCGTGAGACTGAACAACGAATTCTCCGAGGTCGATGACTTCAACCGCATGACCGCTGGTGTGGCCACTGTGTTTGTGCGCGATGGCAACGAGTTCATCCGCATTACCACCTCGCTGACCAAGGAGGATGGTACCCGGGCCCTGGGCACCATTCTCGATCACCAGCACCCGGCCTATCAGCGCCTGCTGGCTGGCCAGAGCTATGTGGGGCGTGCCGCGCTGTTCGGGCGCAATTACATGACCCAGTACACGCCGGTGCGCGATGGCAGCGGGCAGGTGATCGCCGTGCTCTTCGTTGGCTTCGACTACACCGACGCGCAGAAACTGCAGTTCAACAAGCTGGGCGAGTTCCGCATCGGTAGCAGCGGCTCTTTGGCGCTGCTCGACGAACAGGGCCAGTGGCTGGTCAAACCGGCTGGCAGCCATTCCCTGGAGCCCTTGCCTGCCGACCTCGGCGGGCTGATGGAGCATCCGGGTGAAGGCGGCTTCTGGAGCGATGGCACACAGGAGTTCTACAGCGTCGCCCGGCCTTTCGCCGGTGGCCCCTGGACGGTGCTGGCGAGCATGCCGCGCGAGGAAATCCAGGCGGTAACCTGGAGCGTCGGCACGCGGCTGGCCATCGGCAGCGCCATCACCCTGTTGCTGGCGGTTGCGGCGGTGGTCTGGCTGCTGCGCCGCAAGCTGCGGCCATTGGGCGACCTGGTGCAGCAGGCTCATGCACTGGGGGCGGGCGATCTGAGCGCGCGCCTGGCGCTGTCCAGCGATGACGAGATCGGCCTGCTGGCGCACAGCTTCAACCAGATGGGTGAAGCCCTGTCGACCATGGTGGCGCGCATCCGTCACGCCTCGCAGGATGTCAGTGCTCGCGCGCAAACGTTGTCGTCCCTGTCCAGCGAGGCCTACACAGGTATCGATCAGCAATCCGGCGAGATCAGCAGCATGGCCGGCGCTGTCGAGGAGTTCAGTGCCACCTCGCAGAACATCGCCGACAACATGCGTGATACCGAGCGCCTGGCCAGCGAGAACGCCCAGCAGACCCGCAACGGTCGTGCTTCCATGGATCAGGCCTCCGAAGCGCTGGTGCAAATTGCCGAAGCTCTGAATGAAACCTCGCGGGTGATCGATGCGCTGGGCCAGCGCTCCCAGGAGATCGGCGGCATCGTCAGCGTGATCACCTCCATCGCCGACCAGACCAACCTGCTGGCACTCAATGCCGCCATCGAGGCCGCACGGGCCGGCGAACAAGGCCGTGGTTTCGCCGTGGTCGCCGACGAGGTGCGCAACCTGGCCGGCCGCACCCGCGAAGCGACCAACGAGATCTCGGCGATGATCGGCAGCATCCAGAGCGAGACCAACAGCGCCATCGCCACCATGGAGCAGGGCCGGCAACTGATGCAGGACGGCCTCGAGCGCAACTCCACGGTGGCCGCCGCACTGGCGCAGATCACCGAGCGCAGCAGCGCCGCCGGCGAACAGTTCGCCGTGATCACCACGGCCACTCAGGAGCAGAGCCGCACTGCCACCGTGCTCAGCGGCAACCTGCAGAACATCGCCCACGCCAACGGCGAACAGCGCGAAGTGGTGGCCAATCTGGCGCAGACCGCCAGCGCCCTGGATCAGGTGGCGGCGCAGCTACGGCAGGAAGTCGAGCGCTTCCACTGA